Proteins encoded in a region of the Sulfurimonas marina genome:
- a CDS encoding CZB domain-containing protein, producing the protein MVHLRENASVIEQETTDVTYAIFTILSKLDHLLFKANGYKTVFRQEVHTEFASEKECRLGKWYDNGIGYEKFSKCPSYTKMAAPHKEVHESIKKAVECVEKGTCTQESQNVMTYFNQAEEASKHVIEILTQLLKEEKNLRHSL; encoded by the coding sequence ATGGTACATTTAAGAGAAAATGCATCAGTTATAGAACAAGAAACGACAGATGTAACATACGCTATCTTTACAATTCTTAGTAAGCTTGATCATCTTCTGTTTAAAGCAAACGGCTATAAAACGGTATTTAGACAAGAGGTACATACAGAATTTGCAAGTGAGAAAGAGTGTAGACTTGGAAAATGGTACGACAACGGTATCGGATATGAAAAATTTAGTAAATGTCCAAGCTATACAAAAATGGCCGCACCGCATAAAGAGGTACATGAGAGTATTAAAAAAGCTGTTGAGTGTGTAGAAAAAGGGACATGTACACAAGAATCACAAAATGTTATGACATATTTCAATCAAGCTGAAGAGGCAAGTAAACATGTTATAGAGATCTTAACACAACTCCTCAAAGAAGAGAAAAATTTAAGACACTCCCTTTAA